One part of the Longimicrobium sp. genome encodes these proteins:
- a CDS encoding Rad52/Rad22 family DNA repair protein: protein MVEIDFKALQDFFEPDAIEWRVQTAGEKNGRVWAICVPYVTNRAIQARLDNVVGPENWRNEFAPGPDGGVVCGLSVRVGGEWVTKYDGAENTDVEGVKGGLSGAMKRAAVQWGIGRYLYTLDETFARVHEGGRFRGKTRDGSSFRWDPPELPVDVLPASTRTSTRAAPQPAPAPAGEHEAMLEFVRTVGPRVGDTAEIRMNRKARNLKEFVRENWAAIKEQPRIARAVVEAIEAATGTPFGQGTLAEQRQAA from the coding sequence ATGGTGGAGATCGACTTCAAGGCGCTTCAGGACTTCTTCGAGCCCGACGCCATCGAGTGGCGGGTGCAGACCGCAGGCGAAAAGAACGGCCGCGTGTGGGCCATCTGCGTTCCCTACGTCACCAACCGCGCCATCCAGGCCCGGCTGGACAACGTGGTGGGGCCGGAGAACTGGCGCAACGAGTTCGCCCCCGGCCCGGACGGCGGCGTGGTCTGCGGCCTTTCCGTGCGCGTGGGCGGCGAGTGGGTCACCAAGTACGACGGCGCCGAGAACACCGACGTCGAGGGCGTGAAGGGCGGCCTTTCCGGCGCCATGAAGCGCGCCGCCGTGCAGTGGGGCATCGGGCGCTACCTGTACACGCTCGACGAGACCTTCGCCCGCGTGCACGAGGGCGGCCGGTTCCGCGGCAAGACGCGCGATGGCTCGTCGTTCCGCTGGGACCCGCCCGAGCTTCCGGTGGACGTGCTTCCCGCCAGCACCCGCACATCCACACGCGCCGCGCCCCAGCCGGCACCCGCACCCGCGGGCGAGCACGAGGCCATGCTGGAGTTCGTGCGCACCGTGGGGCCGCGCGTGGGCGACACCGCCGAGATCCGCATGAACCGCAAGGCGCGCAACCTCAAGGAGTTCGTCCGCGAGAACTGGGCGGCGATCAAGGAACAGCCGCGCATCGCCCGCGCCGTGGTCGAGGCCATCGAAGCCGCCACGGGGACGCCGTTCGGGCAGGGCACGCTTGCCGAGCAGCGGCAGGCAGCTTAG